A single region of the Pelobates fuscus isolate aPelFus1 chromosome 4, aPelFus1.pri, whole genome shotgun sequence genome encodes:
- the LOC134609458 gene encoding uncharacterized protein LOC134609458, translating into MSEETFLYLCAKLGPAMEKQTTNFRACVPVRKRVAIALWKLATNSEYRSIGHLFGVSKSSVCRCVQDFCKAVCTLLAPEIIHFPDWQKLKDMADYFENRWGLPQCVGAIDGSHIPIIAPQEYHTDYFNRKGWHSIILQGVVDGKGLFWSVNVGKPGSLHDARVLRLSTFWDWVGQGGLYPVCTKNIGGVNVGYYVLGDSAYPLQNWLLKPFPDNGRLTLEQQTYNKKTSRARVVVENAFGRLKGRWRCLMKRNDSDIALVKSMVLTCCALHNLCERHGEDFHQDWNTSAEEPGRVITLDSEEECSEIRQALMRHLNL; encoded by the coding sequence ATGTCGGAGGAAACATTTTTATACCTTTGTGCAAAGCTAGGTCCAGCGATGGAGAAGCAAACCACCAACTTCAGAGCTTGTGTGCCTGTGAGGAAAAGAGTTGCCATTGCACTGTGGAAGCTGGCtaccaacagtgaatacagaagtATAGGTCATCTTTTTGGTGTCAGTAAATCATCAGTGTGCCGGTGTGTGCAGGACTTTTGTAAAGCTGTATGCACATTGCTAGCTCCTGAAATTATTCATTTTCCGGACTGGCAAAAGCTTAAAGACATGGCTGACTACTTTGAGAACAGGTGGGGCCTTCCACAGTGTGTTGGTGCTATTGATGGGTCACACATACCAATAATAGCACCACAAGAATACCACACTGACTACTTCAACAGAAAAGGGTGGCATTCCATCATCCTCCAAGGAGTAGTGGATGGAAAAGGACTATTCTGGAGTGTGAACGTAGGAAAGCCTGGGAGCTTGCACGATGCTCGGGTTCTACGACTGTCCACATTTTGGGATTGGGTTGGCCAGGGAGGCCTGTATCCTGTTTGCACTAAGAACATTGGGGGGGTGAATGTTGGCTATTATGTGCTCGGGGACTCTGCCTACCCTTTACAAAATTGGCTCCTGAAACCATTTCCTGACAATGGCCGCCTGACACTAGAACAACAAACCTACAACAAGAAAACATCCAGGGCTCGTGTAGTAGTTGAAAATGCATTCGGAAGACTTAAGGGTAGGTGGCGTTGTCTTATGAAGAGGAATGACAGTGACATTGCACTTGTCAAATCCATGGTGCTTACTTGCTGTGCTCTTCACAATCTTTGTGAAAGACATGGAGAAGACTTCCACCAGGATTGGAATACGTCTGCAGAAGAGCCAGGACGGGTAATTACACTGGATAGCGAAGAAGAGTGCAGTGAAATACGTCAGGCTCTCATGCGGCACCTCAACCTTTAA